The following are from one region of the Salmo salar chromosome ssa27, Ssal_v3.1, whole genome shotgun sequence genome:
- the nupl2 gene encoding nucleoporin-like protein 2 (The RefSeq protein has 3 substitutions, 1 non-frameshifting indel compared to this genomic sequence) codes for MTVCNFWMQGRCRYGDKCWNEHPKGGGGGGGNYNHRPPQQSSRDGGGFGNRVWVNPAQRSGGGNYVQPSSFSSQQGGDDWGRGGGRGGGGGNNWGPGGGGGRDSQVKSSNFSFAAASPNQNRFSALSTPSSFDRGGSEGEDNEKHLETIQKDMEIWETSGQWLFSCYSVLKKPISGFTELSPEELRLEYYNTKPSGELQGYVNVINQLLNQWRSRVQELRAMSGNTRVAMLAELDNPAPQAASGGFGSTPVTGFGSSAPSGFGTGFGVPAQASVQDTTGFSSFSFAAPSAGGFGSAAPKPAASGFGSAVVGAAPAPAGIGSTATSVPSAAGFSFAAPAANKDPTTAGFGASASGFSFTSMTTSGGGFRGSGIGSAAPVAESGFGQASGGFGGMVAGTGATGGAANSLFSPQSQLSEEELKEFGGKRFTLGRIPLRPPPVDMLVV; via the exons GGTTTGGGAACAGAGTGTGGGTGAACCCAGCTCAGAGGTCTGGAGGAGGAAACTACGTCCAGCCGTCATCCTTCTCCTCCCAGCAGGGTGGGGATGACTGGggcagagggggaggaagaggagggggaggtggcAACAACTGGGGTCCaggcggaggaggaggaagagacagccAAGTCAAGAGTTCCAATTTCAGTTTTGCAGCCGCCTCTCCAAACCAAAACAGATTTTCTGCATTGAGCACTCCGAGCAGCTTCGACAGGGGTGGGAGTGAAGGGGAGGACAATGAAAAACACTT AGAGACCATCCAGAAAGATATGGAAATCTGGGAGAGTTCAGGCCAGTGGCTTTTCTCCTGTTACTCTGTCCTCAAAAACACCATCTCAG GGTTTACAGAGCTCTCTCCAGAGGAGCTGAGACTGGAGTACTACAACACCAAGCCGTCAGGAGAGCTGCAGGGATAT gttaACGTCATCAATCAGCTGCTCAACCAATGGAGAAGCAGAGTCCAGGAGCTGAGGGCTATGAGCGGCAACACCAGAGTCgctatg CTTGCAGAGCTGGACAACCCAGCACCACAGGCAGCGTCTGGAGGTTTTGGGTCGACACCAGTGACCGGCTTTGGGTCCTCAGCACCATCTGGCTTTGGAACAG gttTTGGAGTGCCAGCCCAGGCTTCAGTCCAGGACACCACAGGTTTCAGCAGTTTCAGCTTTGCTGCGCCGAGTGCTGGAGGTTTTGGTTCGGCTGCTCCCAAGCCTGCAGCTTCTGGTTTTGGCAGTGCTGTGGTAGGCGCCGCACCAGCTCCCGCTGGAATCGGTTCTACGGCCACCTCTGTTCCCTCGGCGGCAGGTTTCTCCTTTGCCGCCCCTGCTGCCAACAAAGACCCAACTACTGCCGGTTTCGGAGCTTCCTCTGCTTCCGGGTTTAGCTTCACCTCGATGACCACTAGTGGAGGAGGGTTTAGAGGAAGTGGTATCGGGAGTGCAGCCCCGGTGGCTGAAAGTGGTTTTGGACAGGCGAGTGGAGGGTTTGGGGGTATGGTAGCAGGGACAGGGGCGACTGGGGGGGCAGCAAACAGTCTCTTCTCCCCCCAGAGCCAGCTGAGTGAAGAGGAACTGAAGGAGTTTGGAGGGAAAAGGTTTACCCTGGGACGGATACCACTCAGACCTCCTCCTGTTGATATGCTGGTTGTCTGA